One part of the Flavobacterium johnsoniae UW101 genome encodes these proteins:
- a CDS encoding outer membrane beta-barrel protein, producing the protein MKTRFFIILSMLTFSFANAQQDEVDSEMNSAKGVTFQQGDMILEGSIKISTGGENDYYGFSPKFGYLLNDKFAVGAKIDYSSNKEEATGIKTNVFGIGAFARYYFLELDKKRLKTYAEVGLGYGRNKTETPLAGSDTDNSLTADINVGLNYFVTKNIAVTFVLANVLAYNSVSPENGPSSDTFQLNINLFENIFDQPQFGVLYRF; encoded by the coding sequence TGCAAATGCACAGCAGGATGAAGTCGATTCTGAAATGAACTCTGCAAAAGGCGTTACCTTTCAACAAGGTGATATGATTCTCGAAGGTTCTATAAAAATTAGTACCGGAGGCGAAAATGATTATTATGGGTTCAGTCCAAAGTTTGGCTATTTATTGAATGACAAATTTGCAGTTGGAGCAAAAATAGATTACTCCAGTAATAAAGAAGAAGCAACAGGTATTAAAACCAATGTATTCGGAATTGGCGCTTTTGCTCGTTATTATTTCTTGGAATTGGACAAAAAACGTTTGAAAACGTATGCTGAAGTTGGTTTAGGTTATGGAAGAAACAAAACCGAAACACCGCTGGCCGGCAGTGATACTGATAACAGCTTAACTGCTGATATTAATGTGGGATTAAATTACTTTGTAACTAAAAACATCGCAGTGACTTTTGTTTTGGCAAATGTTTTGGCCTACAACAGTGTTTCTCCAGAAAATGGTCCATCATCTGATACTTTTCAATTAAACATCAATTTATTTGAGAACATTTTCGATCAGCCTCAATTTGGAGTTTTGTACAGATTTTAA